The following proteins come from a genomic window of Gallalistipes aquisgranensis:
- a CDS encoding uroporphyrinogen-III synthase, producing MKIKSILVSQPAPAVPEKSPFHEISTKYGAKITFRPFIRVQGVSLKEFRSQRTEILEHTAVIFTSRSTVDHFFRICEEARITVPETMKYLCNTEAIALYLQKYIVYRKRKISFANGTFANFMELILKHRDEKLLLTLSEPHKPELPMTMEKLKLDFHKVILSRTVSNDVSDLKPSDYDLMVFYSPSEIAALTAAFGTGNLPMIGTFGDGTTRSAIEAGLTVQVMAPTPEAPSMTRAVDLFVGKINAGQTVEPVQVNTPRQSDEFIKAQEAKPAKKSRAKKPSSAASKSKSSASGKGAVRSVAARSAVKEVKKSV from the coding sequence TTGAAAATCAAGAGCATTTTAGTTTCACAACCGGCTCCTGCGGTCCCTGAAAAATCTCCGTTTCACGAAATTTCGACCAAATACGGCGCAAAGATCACCTTCCGGCCCTTTATCCGGGTGCAGGGGGTGAGTCTGAAGGAGTTTCGCAGCCAGCGGACCGAAATTCTGGAGCATACGGCCGTGATCTTTACCAGCCGCTCGACGGTCGATCATTTCTTCCGCATCTGCGAGGAGGCGCGCATCACGGTGCCCGAAACCATGAAATACCTCTGCAATACGGAGGCGATCGCGCTCTACCTGCAGAAATACATCGTTTACCGCAAGCGGAAGATTTCGTTCGCCAACGGCACGTTCGCCAATTTCATGGAGCTGATCCTCAAGCACCGGGACGAGAAACTGCTGCTCACCCTCTCCGAGCCCCACAAGCCGGAGCTGCCGATGACGATGGAGAAGCTGAAGCTCGATTTCCACAAGGTGATCCTGTCGCGTACGGTGAGCAACGATGTTTCGGACCTGAAGCCCTCCGATTACGATCTGATGGTCTTTTACAGCCCGTCGGAGATTGCGGCCCTCACCGCTGCGTTCGGTACCGGGAACCTGCCGATGATCGGGACCTTCGGCGACGGTACGACCCGTTCGGCCATCGAGGCGGGTCTGACCGTGCAGGTGATGGCCCCCACGCCCGAGGCGCCGTCGATGACGCGGGCGGTCGATCTGTTCGTGGGCAAGATCAATGCAGGGCAGACGGTGGAGCCCGTGCAGGTCAATACGCCCCGCCAGTCCGACGAGTTCATCAAGGCGCAGGAGGCCAAGCCGGCGAAAAAGAGCCGGGCGAAAAAGCCCTCTTCCGCCGCTTCGAAATCCAAATCTTCCGCTTCGGGCAAGGGTGCTGTGCGTTCGGTCGCCGCCCGCTCCGCGGTGAAGGAGGTAAAGAAAAGCGTCTGA
- a CDS encoding ribonuclease P protein component, producing MAEYSLTKAERLSGEQRIARLFRCGKGGFVYPFRYLCLEAGPDAGGAVPAVLVSVSKRYHKRANRRNLLKRRVREAYRQNKLPLVERVLLQGRGLDIALIYSSKEVVSYETAENAVRKILDKIVQGL from the coding sequence ATGGCTGAATATTCCCTGACCAAAGCGGAACGGCTGTCGGGCGAGCAGAGGATCGCCCGGTTGTTCCGGTGCGGAAAGGGCGGATTCGTCTATCCGTTCCGGTACCTCTGCCTGGAGGCCGGGCCGGATGCGGGAGGGGCGGTGCCGGCCGTGCTGGTCTCCGTCTCCAAACGTTACCATAAACGGGCCAACCGGCGCAACCTGCTCAAGCGCAGGGTGCGCGAGGCGTACCGGCAGAACAAGCTGCCGCTGGTGGAACGGGTTCTTTTGCAGGGAAGGGGATTGGACATTGCTTTGATTTACAGCTCGAAAGAGGTGGTATCCTACGAAACGGCGGAAAATGCGGTGCGGAAAATTCTGGACAAAATCGTACAGGGGCTTTAA
- the yidD gene encoding membrane protein insertion efficiency factor YidD, translated as MRCGKFWTKSYRGFKRVVAFPFIVLIKFYQCCISPFTPAACRYTPTCSQYALEAIRKHGILKGGWLALRRILSCHPWGGSGYDPVP; from the coding sequence ATGCGGTGCGGAAAATTCTGGACAAAATCGTACAGGGGCTTTAAACGTGTGGTCGCGTTCCCGTTCATCGTGCTGATAAAGTTCTATCAGTGCTGTATCTCTCCCTTTACGCCCGCCGCCTGTCGTTATACTCCGACCTGTTCGCAATATGCGCTGGAGGCGATCCGCAAGCACGGCATACTGAAGGGCGGCTGGCTGGCTCTCAGGAGAATTCTTTCCTGCCATCCGTGGGGCGGCAGCGGATACGATCCGGTGCCCTGA
- a CDS encoding LEA type 2 family protein, with the protein MTRHIITRILLLSLPLLLLGSCIKQEDISLKEVENVSMQGFSRIDLTLKVENRSGSKLRVESARLDLRRGEMPLVDLILGEPVLVPRKSVTSVPVTLRLKLSNPLGALGLMGDLKGMIPQLTVSGEITAKAGWARKKIRFDGVPFTDFLRTFGADTDELLKTIQL; encoded by the coding sequence ATGACCAGACACATCATCACCCGTATCCTGCTCCTTTCGCTGCCGCTCCTGCTGCTCGGCTCCTGCATCAAACAGGAGGACATCTCGCTCAAGGAGGTAGAGAACGTCTCCATGCAGGGCTTCTCCCGGATCGACCTCACGCTGAAGGTGGAAAACCGCTCGGGCTCCAAACTCCGCGTGGAGAGCGCCCGGCTCGATCTGCGGCGGGGCGAAATGCCGCTGGTGGACCTGATATTGGGCGAACCGGTGCTCGTTCCCCGCAAATCCGTCACCAGCGTTCCCGTCACGCTGCGGCTCAAACTCTCCAATCCGCTGGGCGCCCTCGGTCTGATGGGCGACCTGAAAGGGATGATCCCCCAGCTGACCGTCTCCGGCGAAATCACAGCGAAAGCGGGCTGGGCACGTAAAAAAATCCGTTTCGACGGCGTACCGTTTACCGATTTTCTTCGTACTTTTGGGGCCGATACGGACGAATTGCTCAAGACGATCCAGCTATGA
- the ubiE gene encoding bifunctional demethylmenaquinone methyltransferase/2-methoxy-6-polyprenyl-1,4-benzoquinol methylase UbiE, whose amino-acid sequence MKPYTDNRPKTPQIREMFDRIAPAYDRLNHLLSLGIDRSWRRRTVKMLAAVRPRRVIDVATGTGDLALAIARRISGVRIEGVDLSPQMIEIARAKTAAAETQGRIPADTVSYSVADVETLPFPDDSFDAATVAFGVRNFADIPAGLARIRQVLRPGGTLFILEFDTPHGKIFGPLYRFYFHRVLPAVGGWISKDRKAYRYLPRSVDEFPAPERLREIMSGAGFRECRSRALFGGVAYIHTGKK is encoded by the coding sequence ATGAAACCCTATACCGACAACCGCCCCAAAACCCCGCAGATCCGCGAGATGTTCGACCGCATCGCCCCGGCCTACGACCGGCTGAACCATCTGCTTTCGCTGGGCATCGACCGCAGCTGGCGCCGCAGGACGGTGAAGATGCTCGCGGCCGTCCGTCCCCGCCGGGTGATCGACGTAGCCACCGGCACGGGCGATCTGGCCCTGGCCATCGCCCGCCGTATTTCCGGCGTGCGGATCGAGGGGGTCGACCTCTCCCCGCAGATGATAGAAATCGCACGGGCCAAAACCGCGGCCGCCGAGACGCAGGGCCGTATCCCCGCCGACACCGTCTCGTACAGCGTGGCGGACGTGGAGACGCTTCCGTTTCCCGACGACTCGTTCGACGCCGCCACGGTCGCCTTCGGAGTCCGCAATTTCGCCGACATCCCCGCCGGACTGGCCCGCATACGGCAGGTGCTGCGTCCGGGCGGCACGCTGTTCATCCTGGAATTCGACACCCCCCACGGCAAAATATTCGGCCCGCTCTACCGTTTCTATTTCCACCGGGTGCTTCCGGCCGTGGGCGGCTGGATTTCCAAAGACCGGAAAGCCTACCGCTACCTGCCCCGTTCGGTGGACGAATTCCCCGCCCCCGAACGGCTTCGGGAGATCATGTCCGGCGCCGGATTCCGGGAGTGCCGTTCCCGCGCCCTGTTCGGAGGGGTGGCCTACATCCATACAGGGAAAAAATAA
- a CDS encoding ABC transporter permease, whose product MSKIGTELFIARRIAASKGGAGRGVMVRIASLTVGIGMAVMIVSMAVISGFRSEITGKLIGFGSHVQVVNLDGNNSLETNPIPRNPALVERLSRIPGFAAAHPFAIKGGILKTDEAMQGIMLKGVDGDYDWSFFAQNLLEGELPRVGDSLRTKDILVSATLARLMKLGVGDRVEMLFIREGRPPRRDRFKVSGLYESGFEELDKMVIPTDIRNVQRLNGWDPDRITGYELTTRDFGQMDRFADEVHGILAETEPLDGESLMAVSIREKFPNLFDWLQAHNVNVAVIITIMLLVALLNMVSALLIILLERTRMIGVLKALGMNNRSLQKIFVIRSAFIVLRGMLWGNAAGLVLCLVQAQTHIVKLNQSGYFLSSVPVELDWGWWIALNAGTFGIIVALMTVPTLIVSRIRPDVTIRYQ is encoded by the coding sequence ATGTCCAAAATCGGTACCGAACTCTTCATCGCCCGGCGTATCGCCGCCTCGAAAGGCGGCGCGGGACGCGGCGTCATGGTGCGCATCGCCTCCCTGACCGTAGGCATCGGCATGGCGGTGATGATCGTCTCGATGGCCGTGATCTCCGGTTTCCGCAGCGAAATCACCGGCAAGCTGATCGGCTTCGGCTCCCACGTGCAGGTGGTGAACCTCGACGGCAACAATTCGCTGGAGACCAATCCCATTCCGCGCAACCCAGCCCTGGTGGAGCGCCTCTCCCGAATCCCCGGTTTCGCGGCCGCCCACCCGTTCGCCATCAAGGGCGGTATCCTCAAGACCGACGAGGCCATGCAGGGAATCATGCTCAAGGGCGTGGACGGCGACTACGACTGGTCGTTCTTCGCGCAGAACCTCCTCGAGGGAGAACTTCCCCGGGTGGGTGACTCGCTCCGCACGAAGGACATCCTCGTTTCCGCCACCCTCGCCCGGCTGATGAAACTGGGCGTGGGCGACCGCGTGGAGATGCTCTTCATCCGCGAGGGGCGTCCCCCGCGCCGCGACCGCTTCAAGGTGAGCGGCCTCTACGAATCGGGATTCGAGGAGCTCGACAAAATGGTGATCCCCACCGACATCCGCAACGTGCAGCGGCTCAACGGATGGGACCCGGACCGGATCACCGGCTACGAACTGACCACCCGCGATTTCGGGCAGATGGACCGTTTCGCCGACGAGGTCCACGGCATACTGGCGGAGACCGAACCCCTCGACGGGGAGAGCCTCATGGCCGTCAGCATCCGCGAGAAGTTCCCGAACCTGTTCGACTGGCTCCAGGCCCACAACGTGAACGTGGCGGTCATCATCACGATCATGCTGCTGGTGGCCCTGCTCAACATGGTCTCCGCCCTGCTCATCATCCTGCTCGAACGCACCCGCATGATCGGCGTGCTCAAGGCCTTGGGGATGAACAACCGCTCCCTCCAGAAGATATTCGTCATCCGCTCCGCCTTCATCGTGCTCCGGGGCATGCTCTGGGGCAACGCGGCGGGCCTGGTCCTCTGCCTGGTGCAGGCGCAGACCCACATAGTGAAGCTCAACCAGTCGGGCTACTTCCTCTCGTCGGTCCCCGTCGAACTCGACTGGGGCTGGTGGATCGCCCTCAACGCGGGCACGTTCGGCATAATCGTCGCCCTGATGACGGTGCCCACGCTGATCGTCTCCCGCATCCGGCCCGACGTCACGATCCGTTACCAATAA
- a CDS encoding SDR family NAD(P)-dependent oxidoreductase, protein MGKTALITGATSGIGEATARLLAEEGYDLILTGRRSQRLRALKKELEKGFRIEVLPLSFDVRDRQQCEAELGSLPEGFREIDLLVNNAGLAAGLEHIDKGDPNDWDAMVDTNVKGLLYITRIVSGMMVRQGRGHIVNIGSTAGTQPYENGAVYCATKHAVHALSQAMRADLLRSGIKVTEIRPGMVETEFSVVRFHGDRERAGDVYRGIVPLTGEDVAEAVVWAVSQPAHVNVDEIVITASQQAGAYYTYRKEE, encoded by the coding sequence ATGGGAAAGACTGCTTTGATTACGGGCGCCACGTCGGGAATCGGCGAGGCCACGGCGCGTCTGCTGGCCGAGGAGGGCTACGACCTGATCCTCACCGGACGCCGTTCGCAGCGGCTCCGGGCCCTGAAAAAGGAGTTGGAAAAGGGTTTCCGGATCGAGGTGCTGCCGTTGAGTTTCGATGTCCGCGACCGGCAGCAGTGCGAGGCCGAACTGGGAAGTCTGCCCGAAGGGTTCCGCGAAATCGACCTGCTGGTGAACAACGCCGGGCTGGCCGCCGGGCTGGAGCACATCGACAAGGGCGATCCCAACGACTGGGATGCGATGGTCGACACCAACGTGAAGGGGCTGCTCTACATCACGCGCATCGTGTCGGGCATGATGGTGCGGCAGGGCCGCGGACACATCGTGAACATCGGCTCGACGGCCGGCACTCAGCCCTACGAGAACGGGGCGGTCTACTGCGCGACCAAGCACGCCGTGCATGCGCTGAGCCAGGCGATGCGGGCCGACCTGCTCCGCTCGGGGATCAAGGTGACCGAAATCCGTCCGGGAATGGTGGAGACCGAATTTTCGGTGGTGCGCTTCCACGGCGACCGGGAGCGGGCCGGCGACGTGTACCGGGGGATCGTGCCCCTCACGGGCGAGGACGTGGCCGAGGCCGTCGTGTGGGCGGTGAGCCAGCCCGCCCATGTCAACGTGGACGAGATCGTGATCACCGCCTCGCAGCAGGCCGGCGCCTATTACACCTACCGGAAGGAGGAATAA
- a CDS encoding zinc metallopeptidase: MYPFHLNAEWLLIIIIGVVGLIVQFRLQSVFKKYSKVMFPGGLTGRDVAEKMLRDNGIRDVKVVSTPGHLTDHYNPKTRTVNLSESVYASNSVAAAAVAAHECGHAVQHARAYAPLEMRSALVPVISFSSMWSTWVIIAGILLINTFPALFWIGIVMVALSALFSLVTLPVEYNASARAMEWLKSSGTLQGAQVAQAKEALSWAARTYLVAALSAIATLLYYLSFARGRE, from the coding sequence ATGTATCCTTTTCATCTGAATGCCGAATGGCTTCTGATTATTATTATCGGCGTGGTGGGGCTGATCGTGCAGTTCCGCCTGCAGTCCGTGTTCAAGAAATATTCGAAGGTGATGTTCCCCGGCGGTCTGACCGGCAGGGACGTGGCCGAAAAGATGCTGCGCGACAACGGTATCCGGGACGTGAAGGTGGTCTCTACACCGGGACACCTGACCGACCATTACAACCCCAAGACCCGGACCGTGAATCTGAGCGAGAGCGTCTATGCCAGCAACAGCGTGGCCGCCGCGGCCGTGGCGGCCCACGAGTGCGGCCATGCCGTGCAGCATGCCCGGGCTTATGCCCCGCTGGAGATGCGTTCGGCGCTGGTGCCGGTCATCAGTTTCTCGTCGATGTGGTCCACGTGGGTGATTATCGCGGGCATCCTGCTGATAAACACATTCCCGGCCCTGTTCTGGATCGGAATCGTAATGGTCGCCCTTTCGGCCCTCTTTTCGCTCGTCACGCTGCCTGTGGAGTACAACGCTTCGGCCCGTGCCATGGAGTGGCTCAAGAGCAGCGGAACCTTGCAGGGGGCCCAGGTGGCGCAGGCGAAGGAGGCGCTGTCGTGGGCCGCACGCACCTATCTGGTGGCCGCCCTTTCGGCGATCGCCACGCTGCTCTACTACCTCAGTTTCGCGCGGGGCAGGGAGTAG
- the dnaG gene encoding DNA primase produces the protein MIDRATIDRIYAAANIVEVVSDFVTLKKKGVNYQACCPFHNEKTPSFVVSPSKGLFKCFGCGKGGNAVTFVMEHENMGYVDALKYVAKKYGIEVQERELSPEEVRRNDDRESMMVVSSYAADYFQQTLHETDEGRNVGISYFRQRGFSDATIRKFGLGFCPAAGDAFTRAALAAGYKEEFLVGTGLTIKREQGDYYDRFAGRVIFPIHSISGRVTAFGGRTLRTDKKVAKYLNSPESEIYHKSDVLYGLFFAKKAITQEDYCILVEGYTDVISMHQSGVENVVASSGTSLTEGQIRLISRFTKNVTVIYDGDSAGIKASLRGIDMILREGLNVRVVLLPDGDDPDSFARKHNATELREFIRTAEEDFISFKTRLLMANADGDPIRKAGLIADIVASISEIPEPITRSVYIKECARTMDVDEQLLLSEVARKRATRTGGREAGDFIRRQQARQRAEGYDREHRPARDTGTYPPSEPPFPAGPGFPEEVPAETSPAEAALLPRSLHPGSSMEELEKELTKYLLKYGSENFDYKEGRNVVSLNVAEVITGDLETNGISFRDERYRAIYDEYLKLYRSGEPVSMHRFINHPDPAVCNAAVDLLTGDDNYTASKLWKKHDINVESEKDRLAEAVPRAVILYKSKAIEHIIGDLQHQLTVPDLPDEQLADIMYRIAALNKERIAISKKLSRLIL, from the coding sequence GGGGGTGAACTACCAGGCATGCTGTCCGTTCCACAACGAGAAAACGCCGTCGTTCGTCGTCTCCCCGAGCAAGGGGCTCTTCAAATGCTTCGGATGCGGCAAGGGCGGCAACGCCGTCACCTTCGTCATGGAGCACGAGAACATGGGCTACGTCGACGCGCTGAAATACGTGGCCAAGAAGTACGGCATCGAAGTGCAGGAGCGGGAACTCTCCCCCGAGGAGGTGCGGCGCAACGACGACCGGGAGAGCATGATGGTCGTGAGCAGCTACGCCGCCGACTATTTCCAGCAGACGCTCCACGAGACCGACGAAGGCCGCAACGTGGGTATCAGCTACTTCCGCCAGCGGGGATTTTCGGACGCCACGATCCGCAAGTTCGGCCTCGGCTTCTGTCCCGCCGCGGGCGATGCGTTCACCCGGGCGGCCCTCGCCGCCGGCTACAAGGAGGAGTTCCTCGTGGGGACCGGCCTCACGATCAAGCGGGAACAGGGCGACTACTACGACCGGTTCGCCGGCCGGGTCATCTTCCCGATCCACAGCATCAGCGGCCGCGTGACGGCCTTCGGCGGCCGCACCCTGCGCACGGACAAGAAGGTCGCCAAATACCTCAACTCGCCCGAGAGCGAGATATACCACAAAAGCGACGTCCTCTACGGCCTCTTCTTCGCCAAGAAGGCCATCACGCAGGAGGACTACTGCATCCTGGTCGAGGGCTACACCGACGTCATCTCGATGCACCAGTCGGGCGTGGAGAACGTGGTGGCCTCCTCGGGCACCTCGCTCACCGAGGGGCAGATACGCCTCATCAGCCGCTTCACGAAGAACGTGACGGTGATCTACGACGGCGACTCGGCCGGCATCAAGGCCTCCCTGCGCGGTATCGACATGATCCTGCGCGAAGGGCTCAACGTGCGGGTGGTGCTCCTGCCCGACGGCGACGATCCCGACTCGTTCGCCCGCAAGCACAACGCCACCGAATTGCGCGAGTTCATCCGTACGGCCGAGGAGGACTTCATCTCCTTCAAGACAAGGCTGCTGATGGCCAACGCGGACGGCGACCCGATCCGGAAAGCGGGGCTGATCGCCGACATCGTGGCCTCGATCTCCGAAATTCCGGAACCGATCACCCGTTCGGTCTACATCAAGGAGTGCGCCCGCACGATGGACGTGGACGAACAGCTGCTCCTGAGCGAAGTGGCCCGCAAACGGGCGACCCGCACCGGAGGCAGGGAAGCCGGCGACTTCATCCGCCGCCAGCAGGCCCGCCAGCGTGCCGAAGGGTACGACCGGGAACACCGTCCCGCCCGGGACACGGGCACCTACCCTCCGTCCGAACCGCCGTTTCCGGCCGGCCCGGGTTTTCCCGAAGAGGTTCCCGCGGAAACGTCTCCGGCCGAGGCCGCCCTCCTGCCCCGCTCCCTCCACCCGGGCAGCAGCATGGAGGAGCTGGAAAAGGAACTGACCAAATACCTTCTGAAATACGGTTCGGAGAATTTCGACTACAAGGAGGGGCGCAACGTCGTATCGCTCAACGTGGCGGAGGTAATCACCGGCGACCTGGAGACCAACGGCATCTCCTTCCGGGACGAGCGCTACCGCGCCATCTACGACGAATATCTGAAACTCTACCGCTCCGGAGAGCCCGTCTCCATGCACCGTTTCATCAACCACCCCGACCCGGCCGTCTGCAACGCGGCGGTGGATCTGCTCACCGGCGACGACAACTACACGGCCAGCAAGCTCTGGAAAAAACACGACATCAACGTGGAGAGCGAAAAGGACCGGCTCGCCGAAGCGGTGCCCCGCGCCGTGATCCTCTACAAGTCGAAAGCGATCGAACACATCATCGGCGACCTCCAGCACCAGCTCACGGTCCCCGATCTCCCCGACGAGCAGCTGGCCGACATCATGTACCGCATCGCCGCCCTCAACAAGGAGCGGATCGCCATCTCCAAAAAACTCTCCCGGCTGATTCTCTGA